A genome region from Hevea brasiliensis isolate MT/VB/25A 57/8 chromosome 9, ASM3005281v1, whole genome shotgun sequence includes the following:
- the LOC110662168 gene encoding putative glutamine amidotransferase GAT1_2.1, with protein MASDLSVILPRVLIVSRRSVRKNKFVDFVGEYHLDLIVGYGAVPVIVPRVSGVHMLLDSFEPIHGVLLCEGEDIDPSLYESETTNLSPEELEEIRRLHASDTAIDKEKDSIELRLAKLCLERNIPYLGICRGSQVLNVACGGTLYLDIEKEVSNKCVEPKRVKHIDYDNYDGHRHMVKVVESSPLHHWFKDSLEEGKMEISVNSYHHQGVKSLAQRFVPMAFAPEGLIEGFYDPDAYNPEEGKFIMGLQFHPERMRQADTDHFDYPGCPKAYQEFVKAVIAYQKKLNSTISVPKPLKLNQEMEKKRKVILRSFSLARNMYTTGQELHPSKESELKAGAEFLESNTALSFQQENRLKQIGATVRNGGSYIERLKLNEESERLAKKVMGKKSVEQLSDLLSFYHMMGQICSEVLERKLNGIFSEIAS; from the exons ATGGCTTCTGATCTCTCTGTGATCCTCCCTCGTGTCCTCATCGTCTCTAGACGTAGCGTTCGAAAGAACAAATTCGTAGATTTTGTGG GTGAATATCATCTTGATCTTATAGTAGGCTACGGTGCCGTACCAGTTATTGTGCCTCGTGTTAGTGGGGTGCATATGTTGCTGGACAGTTTCGAGCCGATCCATGGTGTTCTTCTTTGTGAAGGAGAAGATATTGATCCATCTCTGTATGAATCTGAAACCACTAATCTTTCACCAGAAGAGTTGGAAGAAATCAGGAGGCTGCACGCAAGCGATACAGCTATTGACAAAGAGAAAGATTCAATCGAATTAAGGCTTGCTAAACTTTGTCTGGAAAGGAACATACCTTACTTGGGAATTTGCCGGGGTTCACAGGTTCTAAATGTTGCCTGCGGGGGTACCCTTTATCTAGACATAGAAAAGGAGGTATCAAACAAGTGTGTGGAGCCCAAAAGAGTGAAGCACATTGATTATGATAATTATGATGGGCATAGACATATGGTTAAGGTAGTTGAGAGCAGCCCTTTGCACCATTGGTTCAAGGATTCTTTGGAAGAAGGTAAAATGGAGATTTCTGTTAATAGTTATCACCACCAAGGCGTTAAGAGTTTGGCCCAAAGATTTGTGCCTATGGCGTTTGCACCTGAAGGACTGATTGAGGGATTTTATGATCCAGATGCCTATAACCCTGAAGAGGGTAAGTTTATAATGGGACTCCAATTCCATCCAGAGCGAATGAGGCAGGCAGATACCGATCATTTTGATTATCCAGGGTGTCCAAAGGCTTATCAG GAATTTGTGAAGGCAGTGATTGCCTATCAGAAGAAGCTTAATAGCACCATATCTGTGCCAAAGCCTCTAAAGCTAAATCAAGAAatggagaagaaaagaaaagttatACTCAGAAGCTTCTCACTTGCAAGAAATATGTACACCACTGGCCAAGAGCTGCACCCATCAAAAGAATCAGAACTGAAAGCTGGAGCAGAATTTCTAGag TCCAACACAGCTCTGAGCTTCCAACAAGAGAATAGGTTAAAGCAGATAGGAGCAACAGTGAGAAACGGTGGATCCTACATTGAGAGATTGAAGTTGAATGAGGAAAGTGAAAGACTAGCAAAAAAAGTGATGGggaaaaagtcagtagagcaGTTGTCTGATCTCTTGTCTTTCTACCACATGATGGGCCAGATTTGCTCTGAAGTCCTGGAAAGAAAGCTTAATGGCATTTTCAGTGAGATTGCTTCCTGA